The bacterium genome includes a region encoding these proteins:
- a CDS encoding succinate--CoA ligase subunit alpha, which yields MSILVDKTTRVLVQGITGAEGSFHSRQMLEYG from the coding sequence ATGAGCATTCTTGTCGATAAAACCACTCGCGTTCTGGTGCAGGGAATCACCGGCGCAGAGGGGTCTTTTCACAGCCGTCAGATGCTGGAGTACGGC